The DNA region GAATGAAAATTAACATACTGTTTATAAAAATGTCTTCTGAAATAAAGAGTATTAATTTTTTACTAGGCGAAAGCAGCATGGAATTAGAAgactcaacaacaaaaagtttGGAACCTAAAGTTCCCAGAATTAAAGAAGTACTTAAAGAACGGAAAGTTTTAGAGAAAAAAGTAGCCTtaagcaaaaaaagaagaaaagattcaAGGTACATGTTTTATCTGGTTGTGTTCCCCTTGTATCGCCCTGCTGGGTTTCTGCTGCTCACTCTTTCACAGGAGAAGCATTGCAAATGGCTGTAAAGAATTGACCCTCAGGGAGGTGGTGCTGTGGTTTATCAGGCTTCTCAGACAGCACCAGTTAGTggactggatgctccacttcacatccagttcccagctaaggCACTGGGGAGAGCaatggaggctgggccaggggggAGAGCcaaaggaagctgctggctcctggctttggataagctcagctatggccgttgtgaccgcttggggagtgaaccaacagatgggagatctctctctgtctcttctctctgtgtttccaatgaaaaaaattggCCCTGATCATTAAACTACTGCATGCTATGAAGGACCTTAGAGTTTCGTTTTCAGTGTTGTAGTTTGTGctgctaatattttaaaaagcagcatttgAATCTTCTTAGAATTCCAGATCTGTTTAATAATCTGGTGAAAGGTTTAGTTCCTCTCCTCTGAACAGTGCACCTATGTGAGTGTGACAATTATCCCCCAAACTTGAGTGCGTGTGGGGGCCCCAGGAAGTACTCTGATCTGGTCCTCCCGTCATCACTTACAGTAATTGTGTCCATTCTGCAGtctttgttgtatttatttgtgtttacatacatgcatatatgccaGTATCCTGCCTCTGTATCAAGTAAAGACCGAGCCAGAACATTAGTAAATGTGTGAGAATTAAAAAGCCGAAGGTACTTCTGAGAGGCAGCTGTGAAGTCATGGGAGCCATGGGCTACATTTTACAGCTTTATCAAACTACAATTACATGAATTagtaacagacttaaaaataGCTAGATCAATAAGACAGTAAAAGGAGTTAGTACTTTATTCAAGCAGTAGTAAAAGGCATTAGTTTATTATTATCCTTCAGTCCTATTGATCTCAATAAATGCGAAGTGTCCTGTTTACTCAGAAGTGCTGAACTTTTAAAATGGAATGGTCACCCATAAAGTGTCCGTCATCCTGCAGCACATCAGTTTTGGCTCTAATTATGCTTTACTCTTTAGCTTCAGGAGTAGTTCATGCCACGTTTGGTGTTGTGTTCTCTGTTGGCAAGAAatgcttttttattgttgttgttaattcTATTTGTGTTTATTAAGAGACTGAGAtggggccagtacagtggcccCTGTGGATTAAGCCTCTTCCtgtcatgccagcatctcattgttgccagttcacatccccactgcttcgcttccaatccagctccctgccaatgtgcctgggaaaacagcaaatgatgacccaacTGTGGGAGACGTGATGAAgctgctgggtcctggcttcactctgatgaagctgctggttcctggctttgctctggccgtGAACTAGGAGTTCTATGtagatttcccacatggctggcacagGCCCAGGCCTGTGGATCTTCTGTTGCCACcctggcatattagcaggaagcaggaacagaagcaaaatggcactccagtatgggctgctggtgttgtGAGTGCTAGCTGTAATGCCAGCCCTCAGAACAGGATACCAATTGAAATGTAACAAGAGTAAGTATTTGtagtaaaagaaaacattttctgcaGCCTTCTTGAGCAATCGTAACTTTGTATTCACAGTTCATTTTGAACTTTTGTCCCCTTAGAAATATGGAAGAGAATTCCAAAAAGAAACAACAGTCCGAAGAAGATTCCAAAGAAACCCTCAAAACAAGTGAGGTATGTCCTAGTAAGACTTCCTTTCCAatagctctttttaaaattgcCGCATTTAGTTCCTGATAGTGACACTTTGGgtatagtttgatttttttttccccaagttttaTAAGAGATCTAAACATTCAGCATTTTCAAATCCCTATTATTGTGGCCTGAATTCCTTTTGGTATGCTGATTCTCATTTCATGTTACCTTGTGAGGTTCATAATCATGTCATGATTGGATCTTATTGTATTGCATGGatatataataatttatttaagCGTTTCCTTATGTTTAAGGAGACCATATCCAAGAAGTGATTATTTCAGTtggtaaaaatatgtaaaatgaatacatctcttCCTGGTTTTTGCATTATATTCTTAGGATACACTTTTGCTGTCACTGAATTTAAATACTTATCTGTGCAAGCATAGTCATAATTCTATGactgaaatatttatatttttaaaatgtgcattagggaaaattaataattaaatgttttttataGGTGGTAAGTTACTCCTAATTTTGTATTCAAAAGTTAGAgtcatgttttataaaatatcctGGTGTTCTAATGGCATGTTAAAAATAATTAGCTTTGTTTTATAAGTTTCAAAAACAGTGATCTTTTGGAACTGTATTTCATTGTTTAGTATTCATTATTTCTTAGTTTAAGATTAGGTTTGCACCAATTGCCATCAGTCCTCTCTTTAAAGAATTTAAGAGATTCATTAAGGTCTCAGAATGTCCACGTCCCTATGTATACTAGTAGAAGTGCATTAATGCTGGTGTTGACGTTTAAGGAAACGCAGTGTGGGGTTCACCCACAGCCACACAGGTCTTTTAAGGACTTCTGCCCACTATTTAAATAATCACATGGGTAGTCAGTAAGTCTCCTGAACACATGAATGACTCTTGGGAAAACAGCATCTCTGTGACGGTGTCTGCAGTGATGAGCACATCCAAACTCAGTCCTAGCACACTTCCTTCTTCCCTGAATGTCGAACTGTTGAATGACACTGAACGTGAGCTTCCAAATGCATCAGATTGGGATAATGACACCTACTGTAGGCAGCTTGTATTGGATAACACCTGTAGCAGCACTCAGCATATTAAATGCACTCCTGTTAAATTTGAATCTAAAAATTAGTTTTGGTGTTTCTCACATTTTAACCCTGGTTTTGTCACAGCATTGTGAAAAGGATAAGGCGTCTTCTTCAAAGGAGCCCAAGCATGCTCACGCAAAAAGCGAACCAAGCAAACCTGCGCGGAGACTCTCAGAATGCTTACACTCAGCCGATGACAGCAAAAGTGAATCTAAAGTGGAGAAGGAACATAAGAGACGCACGTCCACGCCTGTCGTGTTGGAAGGGATGCAGGAAGACAGTGACTcgagagaggggaagaggcaaGGAGAGCGAGCAGAAAGTGTCCCTGACGACCTCCAGCGGCAGAAAAGCATACTTAAACATGAAAAGCATGTAAAGAAAGATGATTCTGAAACATTACATTTGAAAAGCCTACCTAAGAAGGATGTGAAATCCTCCAAGGAGAAGcctgaaaaagagaaaactttaGCAGAAGACAAAATGTCTGCCAAACATAAATATAAAGGCGATGGTGTGCATAAAACAGGTGACGAAGCTGAGCTTCAATCTGAGAAAGGCGGAAAATTGGAGGAGACTATACAGAAGCAAAGTCAGCAACCAAAGCTGCTCTCAGAGGAGAAAAGCGAAAGAAAAGGCAAACATAGGAATGAAAGGAAATTGTCAATTTTAGGCAAAGATGGGAAGCCAGTTTCTGAGTATCTTATAAAAACAGATGAGAATGTGCGtaaagaaagcaacaaaaaagagagaaacacatcAGCTGAAAAAACTAAGGCAGAACACAGGTCAAGAAGGTCAAGTGATTCTAAAATTCATAAAGATTCTCTCAGCTCTAAACAGCATGGTGTCGCCTTACAGAGACGAAGTGAAAGTTACTCAGAAGACAAGTGTGACGCAGACTCTGTTCATGTAGACAGTAATTTAAAACCGGAAGACGTCCTCAAGGAGAAGCGAAGGACAAAGAGCTTCTTGGATGAAAAACTTGGGTTAAAATCTAAATCGAAAAGTCAAGGCAAACAGTTAAAAGTTGTtgaggcagaattacaggaaaGCACTGCAAAACAGTCCACCCCTTCCAAACCAGATAAAGAGAagaacacagaagaaaatgagCCAGAAAGACCACGGAAGTCGAAAGTTGAAGACAAAACTGTAGAAGAAACTGTTGTTGAAGCTGCGTTAGAGAGTGCTGCTTCTGCAGCACATACCACACAGAAAGATCCTAGCCACAGAGCCAAGTTAGCTTCGGCAAAGGAGAAGTATAAGGGTGATAAAGATTCGAGTTCATCGAGACTGGAGAGAAAGTTGTCAGATGGGCACAGAAACAGAAGCTTAAAGCATAGAAGTAAAGATgtgaaaaaaaaggaggaaggtaAATCAGACGACAAGGATGGTAATCATGGAAAGAGCAGAGGAAATAGTTCAGCCATAGAAAAGAAATTAAGTAAAAGGCTGTCTGAAAATCGAAGAGGAAGCTTGTCACAAGAAATGACCAGAGGAGAAGAAAAATTAGCAAACACTCCCAGTACTCCTGGTATTGCTTCCCTCCAGAGACCAAAAAAAAGTAGTGATAGCGCATTGATCCCTGAACgagagccaatggacattgattCTGAGCCAGCTGTTGAAAACATAGTTGACATTTCTAAAACCCAAAACAATACCAATAATGGTTCTCAAACAGACATTGACTCTGAAAATGTTGTGAAACAAAAACTTACTGCCACAGTTCTAAAGGATGAACTAAGAACTTCAACAGTAGATTCAAAAACAGCAGCTCCATCCTGCAAACCAGGGCGTGGAACCGGAGTGGGTTATTCTGAAAAACATGCTGATCATAAAAGTACCCTGACCAAGAAAGCACAGATCCAAAATGCTGTGTCCAAACCAAACCCCGGAGAGAAAGAACCTATTCCACAGGGAACTTGTGAAATGATTGTGGACTGTGAAGCTAGTCACCGAATGCTAGCTAACACCCTGTCAGAAAATGACAGGAcacaaaagattttgaaaagcaCAACCACAACCAAGCCCACTGAAGAATGTGTTGCTCTCGAACATTCCATGAATGTAGGCCCTTCACTGTCCTTAAGTTCAGGAACTCCTGTACCTCAGAGAGAAGCCAGTGATTCAGCTGTGACTCCTGTCGTTGACAAAAGAACTGTTTTAGAACTTGGCACAGGCAGCACCTTGCTTGTGCAACACTTGACTGTTCCTAACCAAATGTTGATCGTTAAGGAATCAGAAGTTTCTCGAACAAGTAACAACAAAGAAGGTGGTGAATGTCCCACAGTTGCTACTCCAGCAAAAGCAGGCATGAGTAGCAAAAGACACATTCCAGAAGCTCACCAAGCCACTTTATTAGACAGTAAACAAGGAAAAGTAAACCTGTCTTTTGCTAGCAAAGCAACAGACATGATCATAGGAAATGAGTGTGTTAGCAAAGAAGGTAGTTTGATGGACATGACCCAAAAAAGTGACATGAGTACAGAGCCCATCTTAAAGCAGAGATGTATAGCTACAATAGAAAGTGAAAAGATGGGTGAGATTGAGCATGTGGTAAGCATGAATACAGAAAGGGGTGCTGAATCTGTTGAATGTAATCAAAATACAGGTGACATAATAAACATGTCAGTTGATGGTGACAAAAGGAATGAGAACAATGAGGTAGATACCAGTGCTGGAGATGCTGCGCCTTCTGTGTCCCATCCAAGGGATGGAAAGACGGAGAATGCTGCAGGTGGATCTGTCAGGACAAAAAAGACTTCTGTTGCTTCCAGTAGTGATGGGAAGGACAACAGTGTCACCTTCAATCCACTCAAGGCTGGAAATGTTGCTTCCACTTCTTCGGAAACACAGGAGAGTGAGGTGGCCTTGCCTTGCACCAGCATCGAGGCAGACGAAGGCTTCACGATGGGAGCGTGCCGGAGAAGCAATCAAGTTCAGAGTGGGTCCGAAGCCAGTGAAAGCACCGTGTTTGCTGCAGCTGAAGAAGGTGGGGGTGTTGTCACAGAAGGATTTGCTGAAAGTGAGACTTTCCTCACCAGCACCAAGGAAGGAGAAAGTGGAGAGTGGTCTGTGGCAGAATCTGAAGAtaggccagcagagccagtggcTGCACATATAGTTAAAGCTGAAGCTAATGTGAATAGAGTTGTAAGTGAGGAAAAAGATGATGCTGTAACTAGTGCCGGCTCTGAAGAAAAATGTGGTGATTCTTCCAATAGAGCCTCAGAAATAGTGGAGGAAGCCATCGCTTTCATCAGTGAAGTTGAAAGTGACGGGGCAGTTACTAGTGCTGGGACCGCGGTCAGAGTGGGATCCGTCAGCAGTGAAGACGTCGATGAGTCCCAGGGAAATATGACAAGAATGGGTCCTAAAAAGGAAACAGATGGCACTGTAACATGTACAGGAACACAAGGTAGAAGTGATAACTTTGTCATCTACTCAGTAACAGGGGCAGGACCTCAGGAGGAACGTGTGGTTACAGGTGCCAGTGTGGTCCTGGTAGATAACGTGTTGCCCCCTGGAACTAGCACCGCCCAAGACGGAGATGGCTCTGTGAATGATGGCACAGGAGAGAGTGCCGTCACCAGCACAGGAATCACGGAAGAAGATGGAGAGGGGCCAGCAAGCTGCACGGGTTCAGAAGATGGCAGTGAAGGTTTTGCGATAAGTTCTGAATCAGAAGAAAGTAGAGAGAGTGCAATGGACAGCAGAGCGGCCAAGGAAGTCACCGATGCCCTGTTAGTTGCCCCTGGTCCGTGTGATGATGAGGGCATTGTGACCAGCACAGGTGCAAAAGAGGAGGATGATGAAGGGGAGGGTGTTGTGACTAGTACTGGGAGAGGGAATGAAATTGTCCATGCCTCAACTTGCACAGGGATTGGAGAAGAAAGTGAAGGAGTGCTGATTTGTGAAAGTGCAGAAGGGGACAATCAGATTGGTCCTGTAGTTCACAAGGTGGAAGCTGAGGCTGGAGCAGCCATCACAAATGCAAACGAAAGTAGTGTTGACAGCGTGAGTGATGCTGAGAAGGAAAGCAAAGACCCGGAGATCTGCTCCAGTGCGAAAGGGCTTGTGGAAAGCAGTGTGACCAGTGCAGTCACAGGAAAGGGCGAAGTGATGCCAGTTCCAGGAGGCTGTGAGGATCCCATGACAAGTGCAGTTTCTGATCAAAGTGGTAGTCAGATCACCAgggaagaaaagatggaagacacCACCATTTCCACTGGCGTGGTTGGGGGCAGTTATGACGTAGTATCTGGTGCAGTCCCAGAATGTAAAGTTGACCACACATCAccaagtggaaaagcagatgaggGCATCATCACCTCTGTTGAGAATGAAGAGCGTGCTGGGCTCATGGCCGCTACCGCCACTGAGGATCTTCCTCACCAAAAGAGCCTGGCTGGCGGGGACAGGCAAAGCAAAGGCTTACTGATTTCCACCAGTACAGGTGATTACACCCATCAATTAAGTGCAGTGGTTGACGTGGGCCTAGGTCACTCAAGTACTCTGAGAGCTGAAGAAAATATAGAAGGTCACAGAATTAATTTGGAAGAATTTGAGGCTCCCATGCCCAGTGCAGTTTCAGGAGATGAGAGCCAACTTAGTGCTGACAGAAATGAGGAGAAGGATGAGTGTGCCATGATTTCCACAAGCATCAAAGAATGTGAAGTGCCTATTTCCAGTGCAACAACCGTCACAGGTGTTGAGACTCAGctgccagtggcagcagcagaagagcgaGCTAAAAGCCCAAGCTCTGCAGGTGCTGATGACCTTGAGGTTCCTACTCCCAGTGCACCCGCAGAAGTGGAAAGTCCTCTTGCCACAACCAGCAAAGAGGAAAAAGATGAATGTGCCCTGATTTCCACCAGCATAGCAGAGGAATGTGAAGCTTCTGTTTCTGGGGCCGGTGTTGAAGGGGAAAGCGGGAGTGCCGTTATCTCGACCAGCTCTGGGGAAGACTGCGAGGGTCCCGTGTCCAGTGCCATCCCTCAGGAAGTCCAACCCTCGATCACACTAGCAGAAGAGATGAGTGACTTAGCCATGATTTCCACAAGTACATCTGAAGGATGCGAGGCAGTTATGATTGGCACTGCCACCCGGGATGAAGACCAGGCCACCTCTGCGAGAGTGGAAGACTTGAGTGATGCTGCCATCATCTCTACCAGCACGGCGGAGTGTGTGCTCGTGCTTGCCAggataaacacacacagagaccatcAGCTGGCTGCAAACAACCCAGAAGGAAGCAACAACCTGTCAGCTACCATGGTGAGCAAATGTGAGGTTCCTCTGCCCAGCCTCATTGCTGAAAACAGCTGTCGATGTCCTGAGCCATTCACAAGAGGCAAAGAAACAGACCCCACGATGGCACTGAGCACCAAGAGAGAATGCGGGAGACCAGCGTCGCTCCATGAGCCCTCTGCCGGAGCAGGGCATCCGAGTGCTATGTGTACAGGACAAGGACGACAGGAGTGTGCCTTGTGCCCCAAAGCTACAAAAGAGCAGAATGTTGTAGACAGAGGCCCAGAGGCGGAGTTGGCAGGGGGCAGGAGCACAGCTGAGTGTTCAGCAGGAAAGGACTTAGAGAGGAGTGCAAACTCTCCAAGACATCACAGAGAACCACAGCAGGTGTCTGCCCAGACACCCGAGGAGCCATCTGTCAGGACTCAATGTTTGGCAACAGAAAATACTGGTGCTCAAAGAACTGACAGTGTGCCACCTGTCCAAGACAATGTAGCAGAGGATTCCTCTGATCCTGTCCAGCAGGAACCCGAGAATAGCCTGAAATCCACTACGGATTGTATTATTGGGCAAGAGTCAAAGATGGTTCCTTCTCACACGGAGATCCTTCCAGCTGTGGCCGTGCCTCCATGTGAGCGGGACTTGACTATGGTGAGCGATTCCAGTAACGGATGGACACATCAGGCCCCTTCcaagagagatggagatggaaGCAGCTCGAGAGAATCATTCCATGAGGAAGGACACCTCAACGTCACCGTTTCTCCTGAAGACAATTTGGATGACAGAGGTAAGAATCTGTTTCTAATTTTACTGTTACGGAGATGGTATAGCCACGTGACTAAGACAGCCTTGGCAACCATGGTTTGGGCTCTCGGGGTGAAAATCAGTTAAAGTTTTTTCTTATATAGTAATTTATCAAATGTGAAGATTGAGCTTCTTTGAAAGTTGGCTTGCTTAAAAGTTAGACCTATCTCGTATGTGCAAGGAGAGAACAGATAGCACACTGAAGCCTGGGGAATGAGTGAAGCGCAAGTCTCTGAGTCTCTGTATCCTTCAGGTTTCTTGCTAATCAGATTGAAGAATTCTTTACTACAGCCCCCAAAAATGATATTCTCCATTGCCCTCATGTTTTAAGTAAGGAAATAGggtcaaaaaatttaaataatgtcatGGCATTTGGGTgctttagagggaaaaaaaatttaattcctaAGCTCCGGTGTTCTGTTTTATAGAATAGAAATAGTAAGAGACAATAGTACAACAACAACCATTATTCCTGCCCTCATTTGATTTATTATAGATTTGCAATATGTACCGGTTCACTTTGCTGGCTACTTCTAATTAAGGGAGAAcagtatgtatattttttaactGTATATTGTTCAggtaaaatgaattaatttccaGTTTGGAATATGTTTCCAAGAGAAAGGAAACATGTTCCCTTTTGACAGGTCTCAGAGTTCTGATCTTTTAGAAGCAGTTGGTAGCTTTCAAAGATAAGATCTCAGGCATTCATCATTACAGTGCAAATGCAGGTGCTTTATGCCAAATCCTGCTGTGTTAGACTTTAGTGTGCAAGGTCGTTAAGATGGGGAAGTAACTGTTAATTAAGCCATGTATGTGACAGGTGATGTGAAAGGTAGTAAGAATGTGTAATACACACAAGGCTGTAATGACTTGAAAAGGGCAGAGAACAGTGATGTCTTTTCCACTTTGGGTGTGTAAACTGTAGCGTCCTGGACTTCCAAACTGGAACAGATCTTGACTGTTATGTAACCCAACCTTAGGAAAGTGAGTCCTGTCGTAACGGTTGAAACAAAGATTGAAATAAATAACTTTAGGGATTGTGGTACAGTTAAATAAGCCGTCCCTTGCATTGCCAGAATCTAGAGTggcagtttgagtctcagctgttctgcttctggtaCAGCTCCTTGCATGTATACCTGATGTCCACCCGTGTGggacagctgttccacttctggtacagctccctgctcatgtacctggtgCCTGGTCACTTCCACCCGTGTGGGACAGCTGTTCCGCTTCTGGTACAGCTCCTTGCATGTATACCTGatgtccacccatgtgggacagctgttctgcttctggtacagctccctgctcatgtacctggtgCCTGGTCACTTCCACCCGTGTGGgacagctgttctgcttctggtaCAGCTCCTTGCATGTATACCTGATGTCCACCCGTGTTCtggtacagctccctgctcatgtggctGATCCCATACCCCCCTGTGAGAGACCTAGGTGTGTTTGTGGGTTCCTCGCTGCAGcctgcttttgcagccacttggccaaTAAATCATAGAATGGGAGgtatctctgtccctcactcccttcttccttccctctttttttcttattt from Ochotona princeps isolate mOchPri1 chromosome 11, mOchPri1.hap1, whole genome shotgun sequence includes:
- the BOD1L1 gene encoding biorientation of chromosomes in cell division protein 1-like 1 isoform X3 is translated as MATNPQPQPPPPAPPPPPPQPQPPPPPPGPGTGPGTGGPGGAGAGAGDPQLVAMIVNHLKSQGLFDQFRRDCLADVDTKPAYQNLRQRVDNFVANHLATHTWSPHLNKNQLRNNIRQQVLKSGMLESGIDRIISQVVDPKINHTFRPQVEKAVHEFLATLNHREEASGSTVPDEEKPDSSIVVQGIPAPGPSVNVAKDAMSILETITSLNQEANAARASTETSSAKTGERASKRVPSQPGTDTSTDRERTSEDITDKEKCTPDAGADGLEATSKSEEFSDLPCPVEEIKNHIKENNGLLLPNKDIQQESSDQKNKSMDKGEKKPEPSEKGERKKEKKEKMEKKCDYSKRSEDTQKGKDEKQIKDKEVESTKLPLEKNNNKTKSVEGTKEECSLIDSDVDGLTDITVSSVHTSDLSSFEEDTEEEVVMSDSMEEGEITSDDEENKQNKTKTQISESNEGKAKSIRHAYVHKPYLYSKYYSDSDDELTVEQRRQSIAKEKEERLLRRQINREKLEEKRKQKAEKTKSSKAKSQGESSMELEDSTTKSLEPKVPRIKEVLKERKVLEKKVALSKKRRKDSRNMEENSKKKQQSEEDSKETLKTSEHCEKDKASSSKEPKHAHAKSEPSKPARRLSECLHSADDSKSESKVEKEHKRRTSTPVVLEGMQEDSDSREGKRQGERAESVPDDLQRQKSILKHEKHVKKDDSETLHLKSLPKKDVKSSKEKPEKEKTLAEDKMSAKHKYKGDGVHKTGDEAELQSEKGGKLEETIQKQSQQPKLLSEEKSERKGKHRNERKLSILGKDGKPVSEYLIKTDENVRKESNKKERNTSAEKTKAEHRSRRSSDSKIHKDSLSSKQHGVALQRRSESYSEDKCDADSVHVDSNLKPEDVLKEKRRTKSFLDEKLGLKSKSKSQGKQLKVVEAELQESTAKQSTPSKPDKEKNTEENEPERPRKSKVEDKTVEETVVEAALESAASAAHTTQKDPSHRAKLASAKEKYKGDKDSSSSRLERKLSDGHRNRSLKHRSKDVKKKEEGKSDDKDGNHGKSRGNSSAIEKKLSKRLSENRRGSLSQEMTRGEEKLANTPSTPGIASLQRPKKSSDSALIPEREPMDIDSEPAVENIVDISKTQNNTNNGSQTDIDSENVVKQKLTATVLKDELRTSTVDSKTAAPSCKPGRGTGVGYSEKHADHKSTLTKKAQIQNAVSKPNPGEKEPIPQGTCEMIVDCEASHRMLANTLSENDRTQKILKSTTTTKPTEECVALEHSMNVGPSLSLSSGTPVPQREASDSAVTPVVDKRTVLELGTGSTLLVQHLTVPNQMLIVKESEVSRTSNNKEGGECPTVATPAKAGMSSKRHIPEAHQATLLDSKQGKVNLSFASKATDMIIGNECVSKEGSLMDMTQKSDMSTEPILKQRCIATIESEKMGEIEHVVSMNTERGAESVECNQNTGDIINMSVDGDKRNENNEVDTSAGDAAPSVSHPRDGKTENAAGGSVRTKKTSVASSSDGKDNSVTFNPLKAGNVASTSSETQESEVALPCTSIEADEGFTMGACRRSNQVQSGSEASESTVFAAAEEGGGVVTEGFAESETFLTSTKEGESGEWSVAESEDRPAEPVAAHIVKAEANVNRVVSEEKDDAVTSAGSEEKCGDSSNRASEIVEEAIAFISEVESDGAVTSAGTAVRVGSVSSEDVDESQGNMTRMGPKKETDGTVTCTGTQGRSDNFVIYSVTGAGPQEERVVTGASVVLVDNVLPPGTSTAQDGDGSVNDGTGESAVTSTGITEEDGEGPASCTGSEDGSEGFAISSESEESRESAMDSRAAKEVTDALLVAPGPCDDEGIVTSTGAKEEDDEGEGVVTSTGRGNEIVHASTCTGIGEESEGVLICESAEGDNQIGPVVHKVEAEAGAAITNANESSVDSVSDAEKESKDPEICSSAKGLVESSVTSAVTGKGEVMPVPGGCEDPMTSAVSDQSGSQITREEKMEDTTISTGVVGGSYDVVSGAVPECKVDHTSPSGKADEGIITSVENEERAGLMAATATEDLPHQKSLAGGDRQSKGLLISTSTGDYTHQLSAVVDVGLGHSSTLRAEENIEGHRINLEEFEAPMPSAVSGDESQLSADRNEEKDECAMISTSIKECEVPISSATTVTGVETQLPVAAAEERAKSPSSAGADDLEVPTPSAPAEVESPLATTSKEEKDECALISTSIAEECEASVSGAGVEGESGSAVISTSSGEDCEGPVSSAIPQEVQPSITLAEEMSDLAMISTSTSEGCEAVMIGTATRDEDQATSARVEDLSDAAIISTSTAECVLVLARINTHRDHQLAANNPEGSNNLSATMVSKCEVPLPSLIAENSCRCPEPFTRGKETDPTMALSTKRECGRPASLHEPSAGAGHPSAMCTGQGRQECALCPKATKEQNVVDRGPEAELAGGRSTAECSAGKDLERSANSPRHHREPQQVSAQTPEEPSVRTQCLATENTGAQRTDSVPPVQDNVAEDSSDPVQQEPENSLKSTTDCIIGQESKMVPSHTEILPAVAVPPCERDLTMVSDSSNGWTHQAPSKRDGDGSSSRESFHEEGHLNVTVSPEDNLDDRGQEESPLDVLRELGLKTNLKNETFMPSEEEKSQDNLIPGESLYKEEESGIAKLQDESLNVENSGPRADEDMHSKSCNKGEIFDRKDNTEIVRSDSVEASPEEVEEEERQMLKRKPKKHYPPSEDELDDNSDILDSTKMETVERQCSETNPQNAKEENSGDLEESPQMSCEPQSTASMAVEEKDEFSNSEAASEKTEQNEEDSFKSQEEDQPVVIKRKRGRPRKYPIETAFKAKDDTKTDAGIAPVEQSPPSGKLKVMAPDESSKEAAHLHERNISTDDGEEKMASVRRRGRKPKRSLTLSDDADSSEPERKRQKSVSEGIEDKKDQDSDEEEEEEEEDEPSGATTRSSTRSEAQRKHPSEPSPRAASKLGNPETISPRNHQKLAKQRLSTRKKVSETPPLGRSKTQLSPSTKRKREVSPPGARTRGQQRVEEAPVKKAKR